ATCTAAACCACTGCAATCCTCCACAAActccattttcaaaaatactttttgccCATAGTGAGCTGGGaccagctccagctcacccacgacCTCAGAAAATCCAAAGATGGAAATGTTGTTACCAATATGGTTTATTAGAAACATAAACGAGAGCAAAGGCAGAGTTTCCGTTGTTATAGTTTTGGTGAAACAATATTCATTTAAGGTACGGCCATCCTTCCTGACTTCCGGTGTTCACGCTCATTCCTCCAACATGGCGGCATTGCCCAGTCCAAATCCTTTTGGCCCAAAGTTTTTGGCATAGCAaactggggagaaaaaaaaaagttaaaagttcTATTCCGACCTGTTTTAGAGTGAAGCCTTTTGAACGTTTGTACCTTTACAGTAGATCTCTCCATCCTTGTCGGTCACCGTGGTCGACTCCAGACTTTTACCACACTTGGCACAGCGGAAGCACGTTTTATGCCAAGGCTGCGGACACAGATAAGTTATTAAGAAACAGTACATAGCCGATAAATTCATGACTTCTTAATTTTGGAGTAGAGAATACAGAGCGATGGCAGTCGTCCCAGAAGTCATTCAAATCAATGTGTGTAACTTTtcttgcaaaaaatatttattttatttttatattatagtatttaattagttccctgatttgttccgagtccacattgctttttgtgtcgtcatttaatttacgttttgttaaatgaaagtttttatccattgagttaacaggtgtttttttttttgttgcgcagttattttctagactgaaaagccccgtgacttcacctatcttgccatactgtgttgcaggtaatgcttctttccttttgattgtactgtatatagtttgTCATTTGGTTATTAGTGTGGCTGACGGGTATCCGCGCTgttcgtcgcggccgccattactgtgcattgtgcagccgttctgctgtgtgtgatgcgttcagcggCATCGCGTAGATACCAGTgaaagtctgtttttttttccttttctttgtaaatagttaatatacgatcacctatgttgtatattttgatttgttgtgcatttagcttcttgtggatgatgtttagttcaggcagagctaccagggaagtcacaggttattttctagaccaggtgtcaccaacatttttgagggtgagagcaacttcatgtgtaccgattgtgtgaagggctaccaaattgatacacgtctgaaataacatatttgtccaaaataccttcaataatatgaggatgtgttatttttaatacttgatgatttaaattgtcagactttgatcgtgtttcgaaatgtctcacagtactgccaatgtttgcatttttaaatcataatttctactagcaaatcacaatgtccaggcactggcgggctactcaagtggtcttcacgggctacctggtgcccgcgggcaccatgttggtgaccactgttctagactgaaaagccccgtgacttcacctatcttgccatactgtgttgcagacaaaaaaaaagggaaaaaccacatcctagtgtctggtataTAGAGggggcagcgacgtggagctcgagaccatcatagCTGTGACCCCCCGTCACATATGTTGGAAAGAAGCTGCACTCCCCCCTTACCTTTCCTCCTCCCATCACCTTCTCTGCTGCGTAGACAGATTTGGAGCAGCGAGAGCAGTGGTCGGAGCTTCCGAACTTCTGGGAAAACTTGCTGGaggtggagtttgtggaagcttgCCGTGGTTTAGGGCTAAAAAATAGATAATGTgactatttttctttgtttttcttttcacgctttgttgtgtttaatttttattgGAGTTACAATAATGTGATCATACTCATTGCTGGGTTGCAGCTGGTCGCGGTGTCCAACAGGGTCCGAGCTCAGAGCGCCAGCCCCTTGGCCGTATCCGTAACCTTTTGGCCCATATTTTTTGCCGTAGCAAGATTTGCAGTAGATTTCAGATTCGTGCGCGGTGACCGTGTGGCTGTCCAGTCCTttcttgcagctcactgtgcaAAACGAACAGAAACGAAGAAATTAGCTATATATGTCCAAATTCAAAAGCTTACGTCCTTCGAAGGCCGCATTTTTTCGCCGCTGACGTCACTTCCGGTGCAAGTGGACCACACGCGATTTatggaataataaaaaaaattggaaagacGATTTACGATGCAAGAGCGAAACTGAAAATTCTATTTCGATCGGTTTACATAAGTATCGATCCGATATTGGTACTGATTTGGTCTTGAAACGACTGCCCACCACTGTTAGGACAGAAGTAGTATTGTGGTAAAACGAAGATTTCAAATTCAGTAAGAAATTAACAATGAAAGAATATTGCGTATTggactcatttgttttcttcggGCTGTGTGACGGGGTCTGACTGCGGTGTCAAATCGGGGTGACGGTTAAACAAAAGCCAGCACCGAGCAAGTTTTATCAGTCAGCAGAGCCATTACGCATACTTCGATGTGTCGCTTTTCTATTCATAGCGAGAAAGAGACGAACACTGAGTGGAGGGACGGGCGGGCTTATCTCGGAGGCCTTTCAGACATCCCAGAGGCACAAACTAGTCATCGCTGTAGTCTGTGGTCGTAACTGAATCTCgggcagacaaacaaccacggtCAAGTCGATGAAGACTGAACGGCTGCAGATGGGAAAGGGACCTCCAAATACGGCGGCGTCATTACATCGAACCACTTCCGTTTCATtctgtcttccttttttttcatgctcatTTGGTTTGATGGACATCtttgctgtgattggctgtgcttgttttttgtttccggTAACACGTCATGTCCTAAAATGGCAgaagtcataataataatatagagatatttatgaattaaggtttAGCTTCAGCaaggaaattgattttttttccccctaaaatgTTATCGTTAtaaatgactaaaaaaaaaagaaaatattctcaaacacctgattaatttttttaatcagtgtcAAAAAATACATTCCGAACTTTTGGTGAAAATATGTTTAATTTTTAatatgtacacatttttttggaatcttTGAATTTTCCTCTGTATGACGGCTGAAATcaatttttctttcttgctctggaatttaaaataacattctgTCCCAAGACTTTACAAATctgaaaatgtgttcataaaCATATGTTTAAGGACATCTCAACAAAGTTAAGAGTTGGAGATTGTGATTTTTAAACTTTTGACACCAATGTATGTGCTTTTACTGAAAATAAGATTTGGGTTACGCCCTCTCGAATGCACTCGTTTTCTTTCCTGGtctctgaagtttttttttttgttcttttatttttcatatttcctccagtcattaagatatccttgaCATTCGGACAATAAAGTATGTGAGTGAGAGGAAAGACAAAGTGTTCCTACTGCATATGAAGCAGGTTTTATGGAAGCTCCTCCCATTACACTGGATCTCCTCTGCATGATAGACAGTCTTCTCACAGGCTGCACACTTTGCACCACCTCCCCAGTTTGGCATCTAagtttaaaagaaaacacacacacacacacacacacacacatgcagaaacATGATCAATGTCATTGGACTGTTTTGGATTGCCGGGGGTTGAAATGTGATTCAAGCCCAAATGGGACTCTGTGAACATACGTGTAAACAGCATGGTCAAAAAGTGgtattaggggggggggggggggagtctgtCGGCTGTTTTGAGAAAACAAGAATTTGGTGTGTGGCTGGCAAGTCAGCCTTGGCTCCGAATCCAATTCTGAATGTGTTTGATGGGCTTGAGGTCAGGGCTCTAGTCCAACCGGGATTTTATGAACCTTTTAGGATTTGTGACGACTCTGGAACAGAAAAGGGCCTTGCGCAAAACTGTTCGCGCAAAGTTAGAAGCATACAAAAGGTCAATCGGGGGTTCATTGCGCCCCAGCCTTTTACTTATTCAGAAGTACCGATTCTATCACTAATCACAATATTTTTGAACAACTTTAAATCCAGTaatacaggggtgtcaaactcatttttgtcgcgggccacattgtagttcgcTTTCCCttagagggccattatgaattttgataAACCATTAAAAAgcttaatcccctccacatattacttacacagcacacaacaaactGATGAATAACTCGTTTTCAAATCAtaaatcaagaataatgaccGTTATTGCGGATCAcatttgacaatttgaaatttgtgttcagactttagcaagcatcatggaacttgatatgcttgatttgttttcgcaGGCCAAATgcaatgatgtggcgggccagatctggcccccgggccttgactttgacacctgtgacacaATAATATGTCACTGAATATATAAGTAAGTAGTTCGTGACTGTAATCCTGGCATTGCAGAAAACATTGATATTGACATTTAATGGGCACAGAGAACACCAATCAATTTAGTCTCTTACAGTTTTATTGACTTATTCCTTTCAGTTCGGATTAATATCTAACACACTGACTGAAATGTCCCGGAATTTCTTTCCACACTGAACACTAGTGTCTGCCCAAATCAGTGCATGTCCGACACCTAACAGCCACGGCACGTgaagtttcattaaaaaaaacttgaatgagATATAATGCTGaaattacattgaaaaaaaactcaaaacaataaGCGAGTGTTGAGTATAAAGTCAATCAGACCTTACCTTGATCCACGTCTGTGCTCTTCTGTCCCACAGTGGCGTTTGTATGCTGGCTGGTTTAAATAATGCCCATCAGCAGTGAcgcccccccgcgccccccaaCTAAAGTATTCTCCTAAAATAACTTGTGACCGAGCCAAGCCCCCTGACCCTTCATCACAGACCAAGTGAGGCCTTGACCGTCAGCCACACAAATATTTGTTGCGGATTTACAGAGTGACCCCTGAGCCAGGACTCACAGCTGAACGCATGGTTTTGGGATTACCTACGCACAATAAACTGTGGACACTCACCGAGTGCCTGAATATGATCGGCGAGGATGAGCGCGGGTTACCGCACTGCTATTTTAACACCAGGAGCTTCTAATTAATTTATGCGTATTCATCCAAGCGGGAAAACCAGATAAATATTTTTCGGCCCACTAATTGACATTAAAGTTGAATGTGATGCAGCACCCACCTTTTACAAAGTGccctggggtttttttttttttgggtggttgtCAAGAGAAAGGTTGGCGACGACAACagccaatttcaagaaaaacaggcaacagaatgttttttttgtaatgagcaCAATGGCGACCCCCGACATGTTTTGAATACCCCTAAAATGTTGCGGTGCTCAAGAAATCAGACGAGCAGCCGTCACATAAGTTGCCTAAACTCCACTGAGCACAATAGAACCAGACCCCTCTGCTTCCGGTACCATAtgtgtgtcacgtcccgtgtttgccagcagggggcgggctttctcttcGCCGCCCACACACATGTTACGCATTGGtcggtgattactctgcctttattaggacgctctgccagtcgactcactgccggagaattccacgccgtgccattattctctcgctcagattcctaccttgattactcgttgcctcctagccttgtggctgttactacgcgtcattattcttctcgtatgaaatttatacacttgtctaatcagaccttcctcgccatttgttttccgcgagcgttttcggttgttccctttattccttccctggtccttattttgaccagcgctttttgttatttttccctgtcgggtattttgtgttctttattaaagactccctttgttctctgacaaaatccttttacgtgtctgcttttttggggatcc
This Hippocampus zosterae strain Florida chromosome 4, ASM2543408v3, whole genome shotgun sequence DNA region includes the following protein-coding sequences:
- the csrp3 gene encoding cysteine and glycine-rich protein 3 isoform X1, producing the protein MPNWGGGAKCAACEKTVYHAEEIQCNGRSFHKTCFICMSCKKGLDSHTVTAHESEIYCKSCYGKKYGPKGYGYGQGAGALSSDPVGHRDQLQPSNDPKPRQASTNSTSSKFSQKFGSSDHCSRCSKSVYAAEKVMGGGKPWHKTCFRCAKCGKSLESTTVTDKDGEIYCKVCYAKNFGPKGFGLGNAAMLEE
- the csrp3 gene encoding cysteine and glycine-rich protein 3 isoform X2, giving the protein MPNWGGGAKCAACEKTVYHAEEIQCNGRSFHKTCFICMSCKKGLDSHTVTAHESEIYCKSCYGKKYGPKGYGYGQGAGALSSDPVGHRDQLQPSNDPKPRQASTNSTSSKFSQKFGSSDHCSRCSKSVYAAEKVMGGGKPWHKTCFRCAKCGKSLESTTVTDKDGEIYCKVCYAKNFGPKGFGLGNAAMLEE